In Archocentrus centrarchus isolate MPI-CPG fArcCen1 chromosome 23, fArcCen1, whole genome shotgun sequence, the sequence AATTAAAGACAAGCATCTTGGTGGTTACTGACATGAACACAGAGATGCTGCAGATGCGGGCTGGGATCTATATTTTCATGTTTCTAGCAGAAAATGCATAGAGATAAAAGcttctaaacacacacacacacacacacacacacgaacaacTCATAAAAATGAGGCCTTGTTTGTACTTTGTGATTTTCACTGTAATCTGAAGGTTTACGTTCATTTTTATGATTAATAAATGAATGCGTATATAATATAATTGCaatataaatatgaatgagCCCAAGGCGTTTTTATGAATACCTTGAGGAGCTGAAGTTCAGTTTTTCTAAAACTTCTTCTGCCCGGCCCCTCGAAGGGTTTATTTCACTGCGTTTTACCCCgccactgaggaggaggaggaagaagagtttCGGTTCTGCGGACGTGGCATGAAcggctcttttttttcctcgcgTGAAGCACAACCAATGAGAAGCATATGCAAGAACAGCACCCCTCTGACATCATCAACCAAGCGCGATCTCTGGTTGAGGTGGACCAATCAGATGGGATGAAGAGTTTGAGGCGGTGCCTGATTGGTTGCCGAGGCTCGGAAACGGCTCTGCGGGGCCGGAGTGAGTGATGGTCTGTCCGCTAAGGGAGAAGAGCCGCTGAGACCAGGTGTACGAGCAGCACGCGCACAGGTGATAGGTGAGCTGTCTGAGAGGGTTCCGGTGAGATGTGAGGTTTGATGGCTGTGATagttttgtttggtttctgATAGTTCTGACAGAAGAGCTCAAGTTTTGACCAAAGAAGGTCAGAGTGAGGCTCAGAGTTCTAAGCATATGGAGCGAGTTTcagtaaaactgcagttttataaATATGATCCATGGACCCAAAGAGGAGAATCAAAGTTCAAACTTTGTGTCTGACTTTAAACTGAATCACTTTAATTTATGGAGTTCATGCTTGGCAGATTTTTGCAGAATGCCTGACTCTAATGTGTGTGCACAGCGTAACATTTATATTACAGAGAATAATGTGATTTGATATATTAACAGTTTTTCTGATGGAAACATTTTGCCTGAGATAAACTCATATTTCCAACAGTTTACTTTATGTGATCAAAGGAAACTAATAGTAAAAATGTTCATGGTGTGAATTTAATTCAAATGTATCTGAGCTCATTTAAAGCTTTAGatttaagttttatttctgTTGCATGATGAAGCTGTGTCCATGTTTCAGTGTTCCAGGATGATCCGTCTGGTTCTTGTGTTCTTTGTCCTCtgcgtggtctgcagcagcAGTAAACCCACAGAGAGGAAGAATCGGGTTCATCATGAAGAGCCTCTGAGTGAACTTGAGCACAACGACAATAAAAACTTTGACTACGACCACGAAGCTTTTCTGGGAAGAGATGAAGCTAAAACCTTCGACCAGCTTCCTCCAGAGGAAAGCAAACGCAGACTTGGGTAAGTTCAGCAGATTTTAACCCTTGTGAGGTATTTATGtttgatgaagaggagagattCCCCCTTCAACAATGTAGACTCAAACTTTATGTTAAAGTAAAACCAGAGCAGAATCTCTGAATATTGTAAAGGACTCAGGTTCCTCAGAGAAGAAAGAGAACTTCAGAgactctgaaaaaaaattataaagatTTCCTGTAGTTGCATCATACTGAGGATGAGGAAACAAGTATTTTTACTTGTCGAGTCACTTCAGGTTGTAACACACCAGGAGCTTTTTTTCCAGCAGCTCAGCACTGTTAATGTTCCTGCAGACATgggattaaatattaaatatttaaacattaaatgcaaagaggaagaaaagttTTGTGGTCACTGACAGAGTCATCACATTACAGAGCACATTTAACCGTTTAATCTTTTGCAATAGAAAAAGGCCTTGTCATAtgtgggctgtgtggcaggaagggatggacccaaatgcaagatGCGAGACAAAGCTAAACTCAAAACAGCCTTATTTGCTGAAAGCACAAaggtacaaaaacacaaaatacaaaaaccagcCTCAACCAAGGCTACACTAAATCGTAAAACaccaagcctgggagaaaagaaaaatcaaagcgTTAAACTGGGGAACACACAGCTAAGGGggagaaacacagacaacaacacaacaaagaacagagaagagctgagggcttaaatacacacactaggtaatcagggcaagtggaaacaacagggaacaacaggtgaaaccaatgaaactaataacacagaggaagcaaaacaacacaaaacacagggaacacagaactgtcaaaataaagcaggaagtgaccaaacgaGACGCACGCTGACTTAACACAgaggactggcacacagagggaacccaaacaccaaacacaagGAAACCACGGAAAGGGAGACTAAACACTGAAAGGGGTTAAGACACAGGGAAGGCAAGAACACAGAGATACAGGAAGACAAGGACCaaggaaaacagaatgaaaagcaaTAACTAAACCCAAAGTTGaaatacaaaactacaaaaaactgAGAATctaaacagtgagaaaaactaagaaacaaaacctgaaaaatactacaaaaacagaactacacAAAAAGGAGCTAACACACTGGGCCAATGGCCCAAGATCACAACAGGCCTTTATCTGTAAGTCATTGTACCTCAACTGTTATTGtaattaacctttatttaaccaggaagtgaaCCTGCTGAGATGAAAAATCTCTGTTTTGAGAGCGTCCTGCACTTACAGAGGCAGCATTAGCCCTCctgtaaacatttttaagaGTTTAAGTGGAAATATTCGTGTTTCCTGCTTTGAACATCCAGATGTGGTTCAACAAGTTTTCTTTAAGGGCTACAAATGCTTTAGGTTTTTATTCAGTATATTTGATTTTGCTTCAGGAAACTGAAGGTGGTTTTCATGAATACAGATTGATCAAGCTGAAGctcatttttgtggtttttgagTTTGAGTTTTTACACATTATGAAAGATGTTCAGTGTTTGAGCCAGAGGCTTTAAAGTTTCAGATGTTTGTATTAAGATGATTTCAGTagtttttatgtgtttcagTATTTCTTTATTATGCTATGCAGGGTATTTTCTGTAGGTTCAGAGCAGTCATTTTAATACAGCACAAACAGCTAACCGTGTCAGTGGACAGATGAACCTTTAAAGCAAGCTGTGTTTACAGATTTTATGAAaaccaaataaaattgaaaataaagacattttctggatttatttatttctgttttgtaagCACACAATATGGTTTCTGTTAGTTTTGAGCTTTCTAAaatctagtttttatttttattccagctcagtaacatgtttattttttcatttttagtttagttcatTGCAATAAACTCAGTTTGAGCCTTGATAACTCCATCTGTCTGCAGCATCATCGTGAATAAAATTGACATTAACCACGATGGTTTCGTgtctgaggaggagctgaaagTTTGGATCAAAAATGCTCAGAGGAAACACATTTATGAGAGCGTGGAGCATCAGTGGAAAGACTTTGACCTGAACGGCGATGGTCAGATCAGCTGGGATGAGTATAAGAACGTCACGTACGGCAGTTATCTGGGTCAGGACTCTGTAGTTATTATGTCTTCTTTGGTAAGTGTTATAGTGCTGAAACTGATCTGATCAATTCTCTGATTGATGACCTTCAGACGACCCTCAGACAGAATCAGAGTATAACTACACCCACATGATGTGGAGGGACGAGAGGCGATTCAGAGTCGCAGACAGGAACGGAGACCTCATTGCAGACAAGAAAGAGTTTACTGCTTTTCTTCATCCTGAAGAACACGAATACATGAAGGACATCGTAGTGCAGGTGAGACTGATGTCATTCATGATGTCATGCAAAATgctgtttcattttaaatgtttaactgtTCTTGCTGTCACAGGAAACAATCGAAGATATTGACAAGAATGGAGATGGCTTCATTGACCTGAAGGAGTACATCGGTAAGGaaaacacactgagcactgtcatgtttttttttttttttggcaggaaGGTTGGAAGAAACATGAAGTGAGagcagctgatctgaaggtcaggAGTTCAGGAAGAAGGTTGTTACCCCTCCTCCTTTCTTAGTGAGTGAAAAGGAGTTTGAAATTAAccataaagacagacagactcCAGCTGTGTCATGGATCCAGAAGAAGCAGAACAGTTTTGGTCTGAAGGAGGAGTTACTGATGAAAACCTGAAGCTATGAACGCTGTTTGTGATGTCTGACttcagccagcagggggcagcacaGTGTTGAGCTCTCTGCTGAAAACtgacaaacttttattttgcattttgtgtgGAGTTTAGCCTGGCCCTGCACAAACTGCAGCACTTCCTGACTGTGGTTATCTAAAGAGCATCAGAGTGCTCATTAGGTGGATGAGTGTGTatctgcaaataaaaacagactataGCCAAACTAATAACAGATTTAAGTTTCTCTctaaattttcattatttcctcTCATCTCTAGGTGACATGTACACTTCAGATGACGGTGAGAAAGAACCGGAGTGGGTGGCGACTGAACGTCAGCAGTTTTCTGAgttcagagacaaaaacaatgaTGGGAAGATGGACAAAGAGGAGACAATGGACTGGATTCTTCCATCTGACTACGACCACGCTGAAGCTGAAGCCAGACACCTGCTGCATGAGTCTGACACCAACCAGGTGAGGCTGAATTTAAGACAGAGCTTCTTGTTTACCTGATTGTCTGTTTAACACctgatttttatgttttcaggATGGAAAACTAAGCAAGAAGGAAATCCTTGACAAATATGACGTGTTTGTTGGaagtcaggtgactgacttCGGCGAGGCGTTACTACGACATGACGAGTTCTAGTAAATCATGATTGACACATTActagaacaaactttttctaaTTTAAGGTGGAAAACCTTTTGgagaataatttatttttagagccaacagaagaaaaaaaatgtttgcgtTCAGCAGGTACTGTCTGATTGCTTGGGTTTGTTAGGTCAGACTTTatgtattttgttctttttcatatttgatctgttccttgtgtttttattggatGATAGTACAGAAGCACAAAACATTAACTGCTTTCCTGATTTAATCCCAACTCGATTTCACTTTGatccagttttattttggtttggctatgaaataaataaaatatattaatgtaAAATGACTCGTGTCTGTGGgtatatacactatactgccaaaagtattcactcgcatacaaacctgagtaacatcccattcttaatccattgggtttaatatgatgtgggcccaccctttgcagctatatcagcttcaactcttctgggaaggctttctgcAGGTTTAGGAGTATTTATGTGAATTTCTGATCATTCTTccaaaagcacatttgtgaggtcagacactgatgttggagagaaggcctggctcacagtctccactctaattcatcccaaaggtgttctatcaggttgaggtcaggactttgtacaggccagtcaagttcttccacaccaaactggctcatccatgtcttaatggagctgctttgtgcactggtgtgcagtcatgttggaacggAAAGAAGCCATGCccaactgttcccacaaagttgggagcatgaagttgtccaaaatgtcttggtatgctgaagcattaagagttcctttcactggaactaaggggccgagcaccaactcctgaaaaaaaaaaacccacaccacaaccccccactccaccaaactttacacttggcacaatgcagtcagacaagtactgttcccctggcaaccaccaaacccagactcattcatcagattggcagatggagaagtgtgattcatcactccaagAACACGCcaccactgctctagagtccagggGCGGcgtgttttacaccactgcattcgacacttttcattttgcttggtgatgtaaggcttggatgcagctgctcagccatgaaaacccattccatgaagtcATGAAACATTGTGTGGGAGACAGGATTGGGCCACATCCCAGGAGACTGGACATGAACCTAGATAatacagctttatttgctgaaccACACTGGagaaaataataagaataataataacttagatTTCACGAAACCCAAGAACACTGAacaatgagagagaaaaaaactgtttgtaTGGGTGCAAGAGGTCGGACAAATACTGAGCGGCCATTGAGCATTGAGGGATTTGTAAGTGAGGAGAAGGATCGTGTCCACAATGCGAGACCTTACTGGGAGCCAATGTAGCTTAATAAGGGTGGGGGTGATGTGTTGCCAGACCTTAGTGCAGGTTAGAAGTCTGGCAGCTGAATTCTGGACATACTG encodes:
- the calua gene encoding calumenin-A; amino-acid sequence: MIRLVLVFFVLCVVCSSSKPTERKNRVHHEEPLSELEHNDNKNFDYDHEAFLGRDEAKTFDQLPPEESKRRLGIIVNKIDINHDGFVSEEELKVWIKNAQRKHIYESVEHQWKDFDLNGDGQISWDEYKNVTYGSYLDDPQTESEYNYTHMMWRDERRFRVADRNGDLIADKKEFTAFLHPEEHEYMKDIVVQETIEDIDKNGDGFIDLKEYIGDMYTSDDGEKEPEWVATERQQFSEFRDKNNDGKMDKEETMDWILPSDYDHAEAEARHLLHESDTNQDGKLSKKEILDKYDVFVGSQVTDFGEALLRHDEF